Proteins co-encoded in one Brassica rapa cultivar Chiifu-401-42 chromosome A02, CAAS_Brap_v3.01, whole genome shotgun sequence genomic window:
- the LOC103852438 gene encoding putative caffeoyl-CoA O-methyltransferase At1g67980 isoform X2, producing the protein MSDEIPPKGILKSEALRQYIMETSAYPREHALLKELRKVTEEKFGNLIEMVIPVDEGIFLSMLLKIINAKNTLELGVFTGYSLLTTALALPEDGRITAIDIDKEAYEVGLEFMKKAGVDHKINFIYCDGMEVLDKLVNDNQEFDFIFADADKPNYINFLERFLKLVKVGGIIAFDNTLWFSFVVEEEESVPEFMRESRAALIEFNKKLALDPRVEISQISVGDGVTLCRRLV; encoded by the exons ATGTCGGATGAAATACCTCCGAAAGGGATCCTCAAGAGCGAAGCtctgagacaa TACATCATGGAGACGTCAGCGTATCCAAGAGAGCATGCGCTGCTCAAGGAGCTTAGGAAAGTAACAGAAGAGAAATTTGGGAACTT AATCGAAATGGTGATTCCAGTGGATGAGGGCATTTTTCTATCGATGCTTTTAAAGATCATAAACGCTAAGAACACTCTTGAGCTCGGTGTTTTCACTGGTTACTCTCTTCTCACCACGGCCCTTGCTTTGCCTGAAGATGGTCGC ATTACTGCAATTGATATTGACAAGGAAGCCTATGAAGTGGGATTAGAGTTTATGAAGAAAGCAGGTGTTGATCACAAGATCAATTTCATCTATTGCGATGGTATGGAGGTCTTAGACAAATTGGTTAACGAC AATCAGGAGTTTGATTTCATATTTGCTGATGCTGACAAGCCAAACTACATCAACTTCCTTGAGAGATTTCTGAAATTGGTGAAGGTTGGAGGAATCATTGCATTCGACAACACCTTGTGGTTTAGTTTTGTggttgaggaagaagagagCGTTCCTGAGTTTATGAGGGAATCAAGAGCGGCTCTAATAGAATTTAATAAGAAATTGGCTTTGGATCCTCGAGTGGAAATCTCTCAGATCTCCGTTGGAGATGGTGTCACTCTATGCAGACGCCTTGTGTGA
- the LOC103852438 gene encoding putative caffeoyl-CoA O-methyltransferase At1g67980 isoform X1, translated as MSDEIPPKGILKSEALRQYIMETSAYPREHALLKELRKVTEEKFGNLIEMVIPVDEGIFLSMLLKIINAKNTLELGVFTGYSLLTTALALPEDGRITAIDIDKEAYEVGLEFMKKAGVDHKINFIYCDGMEVLDKLVNDKNQEFDFIFADADKPNYINFLERFLKLVKVGGIIAFDNTLWFSFVVEEEESVPEFMRESRAALIEFNKKLALDPRVEISQISVGDGVTLCRRLV; from the exons ATGTCGGATGAAATACCTCCGAAAGGGATCCTCAAGAGCGAAGCtctgagacaa TACATCATGGAGACGTCAGCGTATCCAAGAGAGCATGCGCTGCTCAAGGAGCTTAGGAAAGTAACAGAAGAGAAATTTGGGAACTT AATCGAAATGGTGATTCCAGTGGATGAGGGCATTTTTCTATCGATGCTTTTAAAGATCATAAACGCTAAGAACACTCTTGAGCTCGGTGTTTTCACTGGTTACTCTCTTCTCACCACGGCCCTTGCTTTGCCTGAAGATGGTCGC ATTACTGCAATTGATATTGACAAGGAAGCCTATGAAGTGGGATTAGAGTTTATGAAGAAAGCAGGTGTTGATCACAAGATCAATTTCATCTATTGCGATGGTATGGAGGTCTTAGACAAATTGGTTAACGAC AAGAATCAGGAGTTTGATTTCATATTTGCTGATGCTGACAAGCCAAACTACATCAACTTCCTTGAGAGATTTCTGAAATTGGTGAAGGTTGGAGGAATCATTGCATTCGACAACACCTTGTGGTTTAGTTTTGTggttgaggaagaagagagCGTTCCTGAGTTTATGAGGGAATCAAGAGCGGCTCTAATAGAATTTAATAAGAAATTGGCTTTGGATCCTCGAGTGGAAATCTCTCAGATCTCCGTTGGAGATGGTGTCACTCTATGCAGACGCCTTGTGTGA